GCTGTCCGTCGCCTGGCCGCGCATCCTGCCCGACGGAGACGGCCCCGCCAACGCCAAGGGCCTGGACCACTACGACCGGCTGATCGACGCCCTGCTCGCCGCCGGAATCGAACCCAACGTCACCCTCTACCACTGGGACCTCCCACAGGCCCTCCAGGACCTCGGCGGCTGGCCCGAGCGTGCCACCGCCGAGCACTTCGCCGCGTACGCCGGCCTGGTGGCCGGCCGGCTCGGAGACCGCGTCACCCAGTGGGCCACCCTGAACGAACCGCTGTGCTCCGCCTGGATCGGCCACCTGGAAGGCAAGATGGCCCCCGGCTGGACGGACCTGACTGCCGCCGTCCGCGCCTCCTACCACCTGCTGCTCGGCCACGGCCTCGCCACCCAGGCCGTCCGCTCCGCGGCCCCCGGCGCCCGGATCGGCATAGTCAACAACCTCTCCACCATCGAACCCGCCACCGACAGCGAGGCCGACCGCGCCGCCGCTCGGCGCATGGACGGCCACGTCAACCGCTGGTGGCTCGACCCGGTCCACGGGCGCGGCTTCCCCGCCGACATGCGCGAGGTCTACGGCGTGGAACTGCCCGAACGCCCCGGCGACCTCGCGGCCGTCGCGGCCCCTCTGGACTGGATCGGCCTCAACTACTACTTCCCGCAGGTCGTCACCGCCGACCCGGCCGGTCCCGCCCCCTTCGCCCGACAGACTGTCCGTCCCGGCGTCCCGCGCACCGGCATGGACTGGGAGGTCGACGCCAACGGCCTGGAAACACTCATCATGCGGCTCCACGAGGAGTACGGGGCCCGGCGCATCCACATCACCGAGAACGGCTCCGCCTACCCGGACACCCTCGCAGCCGACGGCAGCGTCCACGACCCCGAGCGCACCGCCTACCTGACCTCCCACCTGACCGCCTGTGCCCGCGCGGCCCGCCGCGGCGCTCCGGTGGCCGGCTACTACGCCTGGTCGCTGCTGGACAACTTCGAATGGGCCTACGGCTACGACAAGCGCTTCGGCCTGGTCCACGTCGACTACGCCACCCAGGCCCGCACAGTGAAGTCCAGCGGCCGCACGTACGCCGGCATCATCGCCGCCCACCGCTCCCGCTGAGACCTCCTCCCTCCCTCGCGCCCCCGCGCCCGCCCCCGCCCCCGCCTGCCGGGGGCGGGCGCGGTCGGCGAGGGCGAGTTGCATGGCGTGCGGGTCACGGGGGTCGCGGGTGCGCTCGATCAGGCCGGCCGACTCCCGCGTGAGTGAGACCCAGCGGGGCCACCGCGCGGTCGACCGTGACACGCCACCTTAATTTGGCGCAGGTGACGGTGCACCCGAGCAAACCAACGCCCCCGACACTTTCCGAACACGCCCTCACCCGCGCGCGCCGCCCCTGCGAAGCAGAAGGGGCGGCGCGCGGAATCCGGAAGGGCCTCAGGCGGCCGGGCGGTCAGGCATAGACCCCGAAGTGGAACAAGGAGTAGCCGTAGCCGGTGCCGCGTTGGCCAGCTCCAGCCGGACGTAGCGGCCCGACGCGCTGATGGCGAAGTCGTCGATCCCCCCGTCACCGGACGACGTGGCGTACGCGGTGCGCCAGTTCTGGCCGTCGTCCGACACCTTGATGCTGTACGCCTTTCCGTAGGCGCTCTCCCACACCAGCTGGGCGTGCTTCGGCTGCCTCACCGATCCCAGGTCCACCTGGAGCCACTGCGGATCGGCCCAGGTGCTGGCCCAGCGGGTGTCATTGCGGCCGTCGGTGGCCAGGGCCGGGGTGCACGGGCAGCCGCCGTAGCCGTCGTTCTGGTAGGTGGAGGCGGTCGTGGGCCGGCCCAGTGCCACGTCGGTGCCCGCCACCGGAGGCGGTACCACCTTGACCGAGCGCTGTCCTACGCCCACGTTTCCCCGCCCGTCCTTGACCTTGACGTACAGCTTCCATGTGCCGGTCTTCGCCGGCGCGGTGACCTTCAGGGTGCCGTTGCCGAGGTTCGTGGACGGCACGGAGACGAGACCGCTTCCGCCGTCGACGTACTTGCTGCCCCACAGGACCTCGTAGGCGAGCTGGTCGCCCTCGGGGTCCGTCGCCGGGACCTGGACGGTGATCTCCTTGCCGGCCGGAACGGTGCCCGGGTCAGCCACGGAGGGCACCGACACGGTGGACGGCTGGTTGTCCCCGGCGGTGCTGCCCCCGTACACGCGCTTGAGCGCGTAGTACGACGTGCGGCGCTCACCGGCGGGGGTCAGGTTGAACCAGTGGCCGCCGAAGTCGTACTCGGTGCCGTAGTGGAAGACCGTCGCCCCCAGGGCCACGCCCCGGTGGCCGGTGACGCAGTTCCAGGCGTTGGTGTAGCCGTCCGCCTTCGCCTGGTCGCCCGGCTCCAGCGGGACTCCGTTGGCGTCGTTCGGCACTTCCCATTCACCGGCCGGTCCCGTCTCGGTGATGATGTACGGCTTGGTGTAGCCGCCCTGCTCCCAGGCCTGGCGGACGCCGCAGACCTCCTTGTACGAGTTCACGGCGTACAGGTCCAGGTCGGGAGAGTTGCGCTTGTAGTACGTCCAGGCGCCGACCCACGCGTCGGTGGACGTCACGGGATGGTTGGCGTCGATGCGGTGGACGGCCTTCGCCACGTCGTTCACGAAGGTGGTGTAGGCGTTGCGCTGGTTCTCCAGCTCGGTCCCGCTGTAGCAGTTCTGCAGGCCGAGCA
This Streptomyces sp. NBC_00539 DNA region includes the following protein-coding sequences:
- a CDS encoding GH1 family beta-glucosidase, translated to MTLSESLPLTGRGAADDAVGHPATEDALDLAALPADFAWGTATSAYQIEGAVDEDGRAPSIWDTFSRVPGAIDNGHTGDTACDHYHRWPEDIALMRDLGTNAYRLSVAWPRILPDGDGPANAKGLDHYDRLIDALLAAGIEPNVTLYHWDLPQALQDLGGWPERATAEHFAAYAGLVAGRLGDRVTQWATLNEPLCSAWIGHLEGKMAPGWTDLTAAVRASYHLLLGHGLATQAVRSAAPGARIGIVNNLSTIEPATDSEADRAAARRMDGHVNRWWLDPVHGRGFPADMREVYGVELPERPGDLAAVAAPLDWIGLNYYFPQVVTADPAGPAPFARQTVRPGVPRTGMDWEVDANGLETLIMRLHEEYGARRIHITENGSAYPDTLAADGSVHDPERTAYLTSHLTACARAARRGAPVAGYYAWSLLDNFEWAYGYDKRFGLVHVDYATQARTVKSSGRTYAGIIAAHRSR